Part of the Leclercia sp. LSNIH1 genome is shown below.
GAATAGGTAAGATCGAGAATGGTTTGCTGCGTAGCGAAGAGGGAACGTTCTGCATCCAGCACTTCGATGTAACTGACAGCACCACTTGCATATAATCCTCTGGCACGCTGGAGAGTTATCTGAAGTGAATCAAGATAACGCTGCTGTGACTCAAGTTGCTGGCTAAGGCTGTCGCGCAGCGCAAGCGTGTCGGAAACATCCTTAAAGGCTGACTGAATTTTTTGTTCGTAATTAACCACCGATTGTTGCTGGCGAATTTCAGCCAGCTTCAGATTGGCTTTATTCCTGCCAGCATTAAAAATAGGAATTTCAATTTTAGGGATAAAATTCCACATTCCACTTCCTGACGTAAACAGGCTTGACAGCTCCGTACTGCTTGCGGAAAGACCACTGGTCAGGGTAATGGAGGGGAAAAAGGCCGCTCGCGCTGCGCCAATATTGGCATCAGCCGCTTTCAGCTGATATTCCGCTTCCATAATATCCGGTCGCTGCAGCAAAATTTGTGAAGATAGATTTGGTGGCAATTTTACTGGTGCGATCTCCCCGCCTTTCATCCCTTTTTCTGACGGAAGTGCGCGGTACGTTCCCAGCACCAGTTGCAGGGCATTGTTTGCCTGAGCCAGATCGCCTTCTCGTTTGGCTATTTCGGCGCGGGTACTTTCGATTTGTCCTCTCGCCTGTTCAAGTGCCAGAACGTTCGTACTCCCGGTCACGAGCTGTTGCTCAACGAAAGCATAGGACTGTTCATAATTTTTCACCGTTTCCCGCGCAATACGGAGTTGTTCGTACGCCAGTTGCTGGCTGAAATAGCTCTGTGAAACGTTGGAGACCAGCAGGATGTGTACGGCACGACGGGCTTCTTCGCTGGCAAAGTAGTTCTGGCGATCAGCCTCACTCATGTTCTTAAGTTTGCCAAAAAAATCGAGCTCATAGCTGAGCTCCAGACCCGCGTCGTACTCCTGTGTGGTCGGCTTGTCACCTTTCAGACCACCGTTGTATGTGATCCCGGATGAGGCATTCAGTTGGGGATAACGATCTGCATCCGTGACGTTGAACTGGGCCCGGGCCTCTTCAACCTTCAGGGCAGCCATTCTCAAATCACGGTTATTATTCAGGGCTTCACCGATCAGCCTGCTGACCTGGGGATCGACAAAAAAGTTTCGCCAGCCCGTATCCTGATAGCTGTTTACCGCAGGCGTCAGACTGTTTTTAGACAATGAAAACTGCTGGGGAACCGGAGCTGGCGGACGCTGATATTCAGGTGCCAGAGAAACACAACCAGCCAGGATGAATATGGTACTGATGCTGAGTAATTTTAATTTGAACATAACGCTTCTCGTACAGGCAGACCTGGTAAATGGTTCAAACGAAGTCCAGAGTATTGATAGGGATACTTTACCGAACGCTCTCTGTTTGCCGGGTGACAGGATAATGACAATGTTGTCATTTTTGCTGTAATCCGTTGATAACGATCGTGGGCGCAATAAAATGACATTAGCAGCCAGCCGGGGAGCATGATGAAAATATTAATCGTTGAAGACGAAATTAAAACAGGTGAATATCTCAGCAAGGGGCTGACAGAGGCGGGGTTCGTCGTGGATCACGCTGATAATGGTCTGACCGGATATCATCTTGCCATGACAGCCGAGTATGATTTAGTCATCCTGGATATCATGCTGCCTGATGTAAACGGCTGGGATATCATCCGTATGCTGCGCAGTGCCGGAAAGGGGATGCCGGTATTACTGCTGACGGCCCTTGGCACGATTGAACACAGGGTCAAAGGACTTGAGCTGGGTGCGGACGATTATCTGGTGAAGCCCTTTGCGTTTGCTGAACTGCTCGCCCGGGTAAGAACCCTCCTCAGGCGGGGAAACACGATGATCACGGAAAGCCAGCTTAAAGTGGCTGACCTCTCGGTTGATCTCGTATCCAGAAAAGTCAGCCGCGCCGGGAACCGCATTGTGCTCACCAGTAAAGAGTTCAGCTTGCTGGAATTCTTCATTCGCCATCAGGGAGAAGTTCTTCCCCGCTCCCTGATTGCCTCTCAGGTCTGGGACATGAATTTTGACAGCGACACTAACGCGATTGATGTCGCAGTAAAGCGACTCCGCGCTAAAATAGACAACGATTACGGGACAAAACTGATCCAGACAGTGCGGGGCGTGGGCTACATGCTGGAGATCCCGGATGCATAGCAAACCGTCCAGACGACCTTTCTCACTCGCTCTGCGGCTGACCTTTTTTATCAGCCTGTCCACAATACTGGCGTTTATCGCCTTCACCTGGTTTATGCTGCATTCTGTTGAAAAGCATTTTGCCGAGCAGGATGTCAGCGATCTGCAACAAATCAGCACCACACTGAGCCGTATACTCCAGTCCCCGGCAGATCCGGATGAAAAAAAAGTAAGCAAAATAAAGGAATCAATTGCCAGCTACCGCAACGTTGCCCTTTTGCTCCTCAATCCCAGGGGTGAAGTGCTCTTGAGCTCAGCTCAGGGGGCGGCACTACGCCCGGCAGTGAATTCAGCAGATTTTAGCGAGCACAGCCGCGCACGGGATGTCTTTCTCTGGACGGTGGAGGATCCTGCGGGACCGATGGATACCGGGTCCGAAATGAAGATGGAAACATACCGGATTATCGCCTCCTCTGGCCAGGCGATATTTCAGGGCAAACAGCAGAACTATGTCATGCTGACTGGCCTCTCCATTAATTTCCATCTCCATTACCTTGATGCGCTGAAAAAAAATCTGATTGCAATCGCTGTTGTGATAAGCCTGCTGATTGTTCTGATCATTCGCATCGCTGTCCGTCAGGGGCATCTGCCCCTTCGTAATGTCAGCAATGCCATTAAAAGCATCACCTCCGAGAATCTTGATGCGCGGCTGGAACCGACACGGGTTCCCATTGAGCTGGAGCAACTGGTTATCTCGTTCAATCATATGATTGGAAAGATTGAGGATGTCTTTACCCGCCAGGCCAATTTCTCTGCCGATATCGCGCACGAGATCAGAACGCCCATCACCAATCTGGTGACACAGACTGAAATCGCGCTGAGTCAGGATCGAACCCAGAAGGAACTTGAGGATGTCCTCTACTCCAGCCTGGAAGAGTATAACCGGATGACCAAAATGGTCAGCGACATGCTGTTCCTGGCGCAGGCAGACAATAATCAGCTGATACCTGACAGGGTCATGTTTGACCTCAGAGCGGAAGTCATGAAAGTCTTCGAGTTTTTCGAAGCCTGGGCCGAAGAACGCAATATCACGCTCAAATTTGACGGGATGCCCTGCCTGGTTGAGGGAGATCCACAAATGTTTAGAAGGGCGATCAATAATCTGTTATCCAATGCCCTGCGTTATACCCCGGAGGGACAGGCAATCACCGTCTCAATAAGAGAGCAGGAGAGCTTTTTTGACCTTGTGATTGAAAATCCGGGGAAACCGATCCCTGAAGAACATTTATCAAGGCTGTTTGACCGTTTTTATCGGGTGGATCCATCCAGACAACGAAAAGGAGAAGGCAGCGGCATCGGCCTTGCGATTGTGAAGTCAATCGTGGAAGCACATCACGGAAGAGTGCAGGTGGAATCAGACGTACGCTCCACGCGTTTTATCTTATCCGTGCCCAGACTGGAGAAAATGATCCCGGAAACCCAATGCTGAAAATAAAGATGTAAATGACAAAGATGTCATTAGCCTGTCATGCAGCAAACAGAAGCCATTCGATATAATTAGTGCAACTTATCAGGAAGGCTGGATTGCTTCATCAATACCCGGCGTCAGAGTACGCCAGGAAATGAATATCCAGCCCTCTTCCGGAGAAATAAACGCTGCCGAACTTGTTTCAGTTATGGAACTGAAAACACCGGTTGTACTTCCCCGGACATCACTAATTCAGAAATGGAGAGTTATCATGAAAAATATCGTATTAGCATCTTTGCTGGGCTTTGGTTTAATTTCATCGGCCTGGGCCACTGAAACCGTGAATATCCATGATCGCGTCAACAATGCACAGGCTCCTGCTCACCAGATGCAGTCTGCTGCGGCTCCTGTCGGGATCCAGGGGACTGCTCCTCGTATGACCGGTATGGACCAGCATGAACAGGCCATTATTGCTCATGAAACCATGACGAACGGCTCGGCGGATGCGCACCAGAAAATGGTGGAAAGTCATCAGAAGATGATGGGAAATAACACGGTATCCACGACCGTCCCGTCAACGTCTTACGCGGCGATGAATGAGCATGAAAGAGCAGCGGTTGCCCATGAATTCATGAATAACGGGCAATCCGGCCCACATCAGGCCATGGCCGAAGCGCACCGCCGCATGATCAATGCAGGCTGAATGCGACGGTAGTATCCGTGCTGTTACCTTTTCCCTGATAGATTTTCCTGAAACAACGTTGCTACATTTTTGCCCCCCGTCAGGGGGCTTTTTTGTCTGACTCAGCTACACTTAACCGGTACCTGTCTGAAAGGAATTATTATATGAAAATCAAAAACACCCTTTTTGTAATATTAATGTTATCCCTGCCAGCCATTTCTGCTGAACATTCGGAAATGAAAATGTCAGATATGCACTCATCGGCATCATCACAGGAATATATGGCTGGCATGAAAAATATGCATGAAAAAATGATGGCCGCCGTTAATGAATCCAATCCCGATAAGGCCTTTGCAAAAGGTATGATCGCACACCATGAAGGGGCAATCGCAATGGCTGAGACCGAGCTCAAATACGGAAAAGATCCCGAAATGAGAAAGCTTGCGCAGGACATCATTAAAGCTCAAAAAGGTGAAATTGAGCAGATGAATAAATGGCTTGACAGTCATAAATAATGAACACTGGAGTGTTGTCTTGCGCACCCTCTTAGGGTACCCCCGGACACGAAAATATATAGCACTTAACTAATTAATAACCCTAATAATTTCGGGTTTTTAATGTAACTTTCTTTTCTGAACGGAAATAATAGTCATACAATTTAATTTTCTTGTAATTACTCCTACTTTTAATCAGGTACTGGACGATGGATAACGACTCCCGCCTGAGAGGGAAAATCCGTCTGGTTACCTGGCGCTATACTTAACCGATTGATCGACATGCCATGCTGGTAAAATATTAAAATCCTCCCCCATAAATCTGAACCACATGACAGGATTGATAGTCAGGCAGTATTTCACATTCATTGCTAAAAAAATAAAAATAAGCATGCATCTTCTCGAAGATCAATTACCTTCCATCTTGTAAAAAAGAATCAAATCCTCTAATAATATCTCGATTCCCGCTTTTTTTAATACATCTTTCCGCTCGGCATATATTTTCCTCAACATATCTTCAAACCCCTTGCCAAGATGAATTTGTTTATGGCAGTTGCAACATAGTGATATGATATTCTCTTCCACATCCAGTGAATTCTCAAAATAGTCTTGCTTTGACATCGGGACAATGTGATGAGGTTCTGTGTAATTTAGAGGAGAGTTTCGCCTTCTGAACGTTGGATGGTCGCAATTAATTTCACATTTATAATCAGCTTTGTTAAGCGCATTTTTTGAAACAGATTTACTTCTTGGGTATGAGAGTCCATTTTTGACTTCTATTGCAGCTTTCTTAGGTTTCGCTTTTTCGCTATACTCAAATGTCTGAGTAACGTCAAAGTGATTACTTTCTTCTAGAGCAGTGATCAAATCATTATCTGAGTAAAAATCAATGCTTGAGCTTTCGTTCGTACTAAAAAAATCTAGTTCTTTTATTGCCTGAACAAGTTCTTCACGGATAGTCCATAAATTTCGCTTTGGGTTTCCTTTAATTTCTCTACTTTTCATGACTGTAATGAATTTTGTCCCGGAAGCAATCTTTCCGACTCCTTTAACCTCGAATCGGCCAAGCTGCTTCTGAACTCTTCCACCCAACCCATTGATTACACCATTAGCACTCATACTGTGCAGGTCGTACTTCTTGCCGATATCGAAACATGTACAGGAATGGTCTGGCTCAATGAACCATTTTTTTAACGCTGCAATACTTTTGTCATCAAAAACTTTTTTATCCCTTAATAAAATCTTCCATTCTTCAACGCTAATATCTATATCACAGACGTATTCACCATCAATTACTTCACATATTTTTTCAATCATGTCCATAACTCTCTTGTAACACAGGCTTTGTAATAATGTAAAATCCGTTACACGGCGTTGTATGTAATGTCATTGTCTCTTGGACTCCTACAGTCCAAAACAACTTTGTGTTTTGTTGTCCAAAAACTTTTTGTTGCCGTGAGTTCTCACTGAGATAAATCTCGCCTTGAGCGTATCACATCAGCAGACTTCCTCTCAACCTTATGGACTTAACCCGGTCATTCTTCACGACAAAGAAAGTACGGCATTTTACATGACGAAGAGACGGTCTCAGCTTCACATGACCGGATAACGTTTTTAATGTACTTCATTATTACGGCACGGGTGTTCAACGAGTATTTTTAAATATTAATCATTTTGTTTAACGGGTGGATACCTACAAATTTTAACATTTACTAATCAAGATAGCAGTTGTACGTACTTTCCCGGCAAAAATCCTGAGGTTTACAGATTCCCTCACCGTAACAGACCCGGTCATTCCCCTGGTCCTCCGGAGAGTCTAGTACGAGTGATAAACGTGAATTCCTGTACCTGAAGTTCAGCCGCTGGCAGATAAGTCGTGAACTATAATTACACTCAGTCAGATCCAAACACCTTTTCATCTGCATATATACTTTGTACATACCAGGAGATTACATGCAGGCACCCGGTATACCGGAGAATGAAGAACAGAGGCTGAAGTCCCTGTATATTACCGGCCTTCTTGATACCCGTGACGATGAGCGTTTTGAACGCCTGACGCGGCTGGCCCGCAAAGCCTTTCAGGTCCCGGTGGCCCTGATAAGCCTGCTGGATCGCGAGCGCCAGTGGCTCCTCGCCTGCCAGGGCGTCGGCGTGCGCGAAACTCCACGTGATATTTCGTTCTGCGGGCACGCCATTCTGCAGGAAGGGCCTTTTATCATTCACGATGCGGCTGCCGATGCGCGATTTCACGATAATCCCCTGGTTACCGGTGAGCCACACATCCGGTTCTACGCCGGCCAGCCGGTGAGCCTGCCGGACGGCACGGTGGCCGGCACGCTGTGCCTGATCCACACCGTTCCCCGCGCCTTCACGGATGAGGACATTGCGTCCCTCCGGGACCTGGCCTGTATCGTGGAGGACGAATTCGAGGCCATCAGCATGGCCATGACGGACAGCCTGACGGGCATTCCCAACCGGCGCGGGTTTTACCGCGCCGGCGAAAAACTCTTCCGCGCAATGAACCCGCAGGATGCGTCGTTCAGCCTCATCTATTTCGATCTGGACAGGTTCAAACCGGTTAACGATCTCTGGGGACACGCGGAAGGTGACGAGGTGCTGAAGATCTTTGCCGGCTTTTTACATCAGCACCTTGAACCGGGTGAAATAGCAGGCCGCCTCGGCGGGGATGAGTTTGCCGCCCTGATCCGGCGAAACGGTAACACTCAGTCTTATCTGCACGCGCTGAGTGCCAGTCTCGATCATTACAATGACACCTCGGGCAAGCCCTACAACATCAATTATTCCTTTGGCGAACTGATCAATAACGCAGACCATTATACGACACTGGCGGAGATGATCGGTAAATGTGACGAAGTGATGTACCTGAAGAAAAAAAGAAAGACCCTGTCGCGGAAAACAGAACCGTGACGTTCTCCTTCCCGGCTGATCCCCTGACCCGGGGTTCAGCCGGACGGCATGAACAATATATTTAACCGCAGGACGCATAAAGTCATTTATATTTGCTCATGGTGCAATAGTCCACTCATCGCAACAATTACTCGTTTTTTGTGTCCATGCTGCAATAATTCCTCTTCTCCACTTCTGAGATCCGAAAACCCCAGAAGTCGGATCTGGACTGGCTAATCGTATTGAAGGGCGAAAGTGATACGGCAGGAAGGAGTTCAGGGCAAAACGCAGGTGGGAATGGAAGGTCCGCTTTGAGCGAGAAACGGAAGTTGGTTTGCCGGAAGATCTTTAAAAGTGAAATAGTCCGGTTAAGCGGGCTGTTTACAGCTGAGCTGTATAGAATTTTTTTCAATTCGCATTGATTTCGCTAAAAAAATTTGTATATTTCCCCTCACTACTTTTATCCAAGATAATGAGATTCTCAATAGATCGCGTGATCGATGTATAGATAACCTCAGGAGTATCCTTGTCATCCATAATATAAAATACGGTTTTAGACTCCAGACCTTTATAACTATGTATCGTGGATAGTTTGATCAATCCACTATTCGGATAAAAATGATTTTTCTTTGTCCTTCTTACCCGTTCAATATCAGATTTAATACCAGTATGTCGCTTAATAAAATCACGCAACTCCTCTTTTGTAAGCAATTTTAATCTATTGATATCGTAATGCTTCTTTCCTTCCGGTAGGAGTTCAATTAGTTCTTCATATGTTTCAAACATACAGGTGGTATTTTCAAATTCATTGAATCTTTCATTTAATCGACGAACAAGAAAAATATTAGACGACAGAATAACAATATCATTTGGATTGAAACTATAATTTCTGATGTAGGTTTGAATTGTTTCAAAGCATTTGTTTTCCCAGTCGGATGGAAAGAAGTGATACTTGATAATATCAAAATTCATTTCTGACTGGATATTTTGTTGTTCAAATAAATCTATATCTGCATGTTTTTCAACCAGATACTTCAATTGATAATCTTTAAAAATTCGATTCAAAGGCGAGTCACTGCTTGTACGATAGGAACGACTTAATTTCTTCCAGTCACCGAATCCCTGCGCGATGACGTCCGCTCTTTTGCTATCTCTCTCATAAATATTTTGTGATTCATCACCAAACAGAACCATTTCACCCTCGTGATTGAGGAAGTTGTCACGAATAATTTTTACCCATTCATTTTCAAAGTCCTGAACTTCATCAATCAAAATTGTCCGATACTTACTAACAGAAAAATCGCTGAATAAATCACGGTTAAATAATTCATTAAATCCATATTTTTCAATTAATTCACTAACATCCTGTTCTGTCTCAATCAATTGAGACATGAAAAACTGATGATAATTTGTCACTGCGAAATGTTGATCGTCTCGATAACCAAGAACATCGCTGATTCGGTCTTTAATGAGGTTTTTTAGTGTAATATTGAAAGTCAGAATCAGTACAATATCATCATGCCGATGAAATGCATTTACCGCTCGATTTGCAATGATAGTAGTTTTGCCACAGCCTGCTACACCCTTAATCTTTTCTTTTCCAGACACGCTTATTGCCAACTTACTCTGACGCTTATCTAAGAAGATTTTTTTTCCCTGTTTTAACGTATGGTCGCTTGGCATCAGGCGTCTTTTAAAATCGTCATACACACGATCGTCGAACAGGACGTGTGGCTTAAAGCTTTTAATTTTATTAACGAGTTCTTTTATTCGATCAGCGCCGTAAGCCATGGACTTATCTCTACTTGACTTTCTTTTTAGCCGCGAGATTTTATCTGCCTGTTGATTGTATTGCTCTATAGAAATTTCTTTATTCCTGTATTGTGCATCAATATACCTAGATTGCGCCATCAATTCACTCTGGGCGTGGGAATATAACGAATCTATATTGGCTTTATTTCCTTTGTGTAAGTAAACAAACGGCTGGACAATGTTAAAAAAATTGCGATTTTTTAGATAAGACAGACCTAATACTGGTAAGTGTAGATTATATAAATTTGACTTATACCTGAAAGCTTGCGATTGAGGTGATGAAATCTTCGACACCCCTTTTTCAGAACTAACTTGCCATTTATTAAAAGCATCCACACTATAATTAACTAGGTTATAGTCCTTCACTTCAACAATAAAAATTGCCGTGTTTTTTTTAAGAATGATAAAGTCTGGGCGATCCCCATCAATAAATGGATTAAAGAAAATTTCGTAGCTATCATCCAAGTTCTCCGTAAGGTGATTTAACAAGTGAAGCTCACCGGGAGTGGGTGCAACCTTTAAACGGAGTATGTTTTCCAAAGTTGGATGAAGGATAGACACGCTAACACTCTCTTTATAATGAATAACCATCTATAATTTACTACATGACCTAAAAGAAACAAGGATGACATAACAGATTGACCTATTCCCTTTAAATTTACACAGATAACAATGTTGGCTACTTCCGCTCCTGGCACAAAGCGGACATTATCACCTTCTGTATTCACTTGTGGTCAGTTAACCCAGTCTTCCAGTATCAGGCCCGGCACCCGCGCAAACTCCCTTGTATTATTCGTCACCAGTACGGCGCCGGCGGCAATGGCGTGCCCGGCGATCGCCGTGTCGTTCGGGCCGATCGGCGTGCCGGCGAGGCGCAGCGCCACCTTAATCTCCGTGGTGGCGTCGACCGCGGCGCGATCCCAGGGCAGGACGGCATCGAGGCGGGCGCAGAACGCGTCAACCAGCTGAATATGTCGCGGGGAGGCCTTCGGGCCGGTGGCCCCGAAGCGCATCTCGGCGTAGGTGATGGCCGAAACCACGATCCGGTGATTGCGCAGTACCGCCTGCTCCAGCCGCTTCAGCACCGCTTCCGGCTGCTCGCGCATGATGAATGAGCAGATACAGGTGTCGAGCATGTAAATTTTGTTCACAGGTCAACCCGTCCTTCGTCGGTGACAACGTCCTCGCGCTCCGCCATAAAGTCCGCGTCTGCTTTTTCCAGCTGCGCGAACGAGCCCCAGGTCGGCCGGACGGGACGCAGGATGATGCTGTCCCCTTCCCGGACGATCTCCAGCTCGCTCACCCCCTCAAAATCCAGATCGCGGGGAAGGCGGATGGCGCGGTTGTTGCCGTTTTTAAAAATGGATACGGTTCTCATGGTGTTCTCTCCCGGGTAAGTGCGGATATGTGGCACATATCCGTAATGATGTGCGTTGCACCGGGTGTGTGCATATGCTCAGTATATGCAGATGCGTCACATATGTATAGATATGACATATGCAGATGCGGGGTATATGTATATCTCACGTATATGCAGATGTGCGGCATATGGATATGCTCAGGCTATGCGTATTTCTCTCTTTTTCCGCTGGGATCCGAAAAAAGGCAGTCCCGGATCACGGCGATTTTCTGCGCATATTTTTGAAAAAAAGATTAAATATGTGCTATATTATAATAAGTTAGTAACACTCCTCCCTCCCAATTCCTGACCCGCCTGTCGGGGCTGTACTGATACAGCTTTCCTTCTCGCTTCCGGAAACCCTGCTATTATCGATTTTTCGGAATTTCGGGATTGGTGCATCCGGTAATTGCGGGATGGTACTGTTATCTTGCTAATCATTTTAGGCGGACAATGGAATGTTACGCAGATGATGATAAATACAGTAATTAGTAGAAAGCTTACGATAAGGAAATCAATTATGAGTAACACAACGACATACATCAATCAGGGCAACAGCGTTTCACCTTCTTCAATTCTGGAAATGCTTTCAGGTTATGGCTGCCAGAAAGTATGGCTATACCGTACGATAAATACGCAGGGGGAAACTCTTCTTGTGCTTCTCGATGAGGAGAATGGGATATACGAGGAAATGGCCAGCCGCCTCGATGCTCCGGATATGAAAGAGTGGGCCTTTCAGTATTCTGACGGCGGTTATAAATCCCGTACGCTTCCTGAAGGAGCGTTTGAGCTCGATTTGAGCTGCCCTGATGAAGCGGCATGGTATATGGATCTTTTATAGCAGCAGGCCGTAAGGAAAGCTGTGAACAGGCGGGATTTCTCATTTAGAGGACCACACAGAGAGGTGCAGGTGTTATGGGAAGCGTGAAAGACCAGTTGCTGGATATTGAAGCTGAACGATTTGATAAATGGCTTGAGGAGAATCATCCGGATGTGGTCCCCGGTTCAGAAGAATGGGAGCACGCCGCGAACCTGTACTGCTGGGAGCAGGAGGCGCTGGCCGATCAGGCTCAGTGGGATCATGAACACGGGTTGTTTGAGGCTTCCCTGAACAACGTTCATCAGCGTTACCTGCACGCCCGTCAGGAACTGACGAAGCTGTATGCCCTGCTCGATGCAGAGCAGCCTGAACTGGTATACAGAATGTCTTTCGTTCATGCCGTGACGGTTATGGAGGCATACCTGATGTACTGTGCGAGGGCACTGCTGGAGCATGACTGGCCGCTCAAAAGATACTTCGAAGAGTTTTACTTGCCTTTTGCCAGGGCAGACAAAAAAGTGAAGCAGGCTGCCCGTGAGATGCCACTTTCCAAGTTCCGCCCTGTTGCAAGGAATGTTGTTGCGAGTATGACGTTTCATAACGTGAAAACCATTGAGCGCTATTTCGGGACCGTGCTCCATATCCCGCCCGTCTGGCCAACTGAGCCGCTGGGTATCATCGCTGACTGGCGAAATGACCTGGTACACCGTAACGGTGTGGACGAACATGATGTGCCAAGAAAGATATCATCGCTGCAATTGCGGAATGCCCTTCAGAGAGTGACTGACCTTATAGAGGCCGCACATCAGTCCCTGCGTCTGGAAGTGGACTATTTTGGAAACTGGCGTAATGAAGAAAACCGGGAAATCATCGCATCGGCACTGAATATACCTCCAGCCGGAGAGTCATCCTGATGACCGGACTCGTTACCCTGGGGCAGCAGCCGGGAACGGTAGCTCAGTTTCCTGTGTCCATCGACTATCCGGCGGCGCTGGCGCTGCGACAGATGGCTCTGGTCCAGGATGAACTGCCGAAATACCTGCTGGCACCGGAAGTGAGTGCCCTGCTCCACTATGTGCCTGATCTGCACCGCAAGATGCTGCTGGCGACGCTGTGGAACACGGGCGCGCGTATAAATGAAGCCCTGGCCCTGACCCGGAGTGATTTTTCACTGCAGCCACCCTACCCGTTCGTGCAGCTGGCCACCCTCAAGCAGCGCGCGGAGAAAGCGGCCAGAACGGCCGGTCGTACGCCTGCAGGTAGTCAGCCACATCGTCTGGTTCCGCTTTCCGATCACAGTTACGTCAGCCAGCTGGAGATGATGGTGGCCACGCTGAAAATTCCGCTGGAGCGCCGAAACAAACGAACCGGCAGAACAGAAAGAGCCCGTATCTGGGAGATCACCGACCGGACGGTCCGGACCTGGCTCAACGAAGCGGTCGATACCGCGGCGGCTGACAGCGTGACGTTTTCGGTGCCGGTGACGCCGCACACATTCCGCCACAGCTACGCGATGCACATGCTGTACGCCGGCATTCCGCTGAAAGTGCTGCAGAGTCTGATGGGCCATAAATCGATCAGCTCGACAGAAGTCTACACTAAGGTGTTTGCGCTCGATGTTGCGGCACGTCACAGGGTACAGTTCCAGATGCCGGGGGCGGAGGCGGTCGCGATGCTGAAAGGAAATGGGTAAGACAGCATCACTACCTAACTGATACTCCCGGCGGGCTTGTCTCGCCTTACCCTGATTTACTGCCCTTTCCGGTTTCTGTATTTTCAGGAAGCGCTGCCTCACCGGGGGCAGTTTGTCACAGAACACATCATATGGGCCTTACCACCACCCGATCACCACATCATCCAAGGAAAAAGGATCTATTTTG
Proteins encoded:
- a CDS encoding site-specific integrase translates to MTGLVTLGQQPGTVAQFPVSIDYPAALALRQMALVQDELPKYLLAPEVSALLHYVPDLHRKMLLATLWNTGARINEALALTRSDFSLQPPYPFVQLATLKQRAEKAARTAGRTPAGSQPHRLVPLSDHSYVSQLEMMVATLKIPLERRNKRTGRTERARIWEITDRTVRTWLNEAVDTAAADSVTFSVPVTPHTFRHSYAMHMLYAGIPLKVLQSLMGHKSISSTEVYTKVFALDVAARHRVQFQMPGAEAVAMLKGNG
- a CDS encoding nuclease-related domain-containing DEAD/DEAH box helicase, which encodes MSILHPTLENILRLKVAPTPGELHLLNHLTENLDDSYEIFFNPFIDGDRPDFIILKKNTAIFIVEVKDYNLVNYSVDAFNKWQVSSEKGVSKISSPQSQAFRYKSNLYNLHLPVLGLSYLKNRNFFNIVQPFVYLHKGNKANIDSLYSHAQSELMAQSRYIDAQYRNKEISIEQYNQQADKISRLKRKSSRDKSMAYGADRIKELVNKIKSFKPHVLFDDRVYDDFKRRLMPSDHTLKQGKKIFLDKRQSKLAISVSGKEKIKGVAGCGKTTIIANRAVNAFHRHDDIVLILTFNITLKNLIKDRISDVLGYRDDQHFAVTNYHQFFMSQLIETEQDVSELIEKYGFNELFNRDLFSDFSVSKYRTILIDEVQDFENEWVKIIRDNFLNHEGEMVLFGDESQNIYERDSKRADVIAQGFGDWKKLSRSYRTSSDSPLNRIFKDYQLKYLVEKHADIDLFEQQNIQSEMNFDIIKYHFFPSDWENKCFETIQTYIRNYSFNPNDIVILSSNIFLVRRLNERFNEFENTTCMFETYEELIELLPEGKKHYDINRLKLLTKEELRDFIKRHTGIKSDIERVRRTKKNHFYPNSGLIKLSTIHSYKGLESKTVFYIMDDKDTPEVIYTSITRSIENLIILDKSSEGKYTNFFSEINAN
- a CDS encoding GGDEF domain-containing protein; amino-acid sequence: MQAPGIPENEEQRLKSLYITGLLDTRDDERFERLTRLARKAFQVPVALISLLDRERQWLLACQGVGVRETPRDISFCGHAILQEGPFIIHDAAADARFHDNPLVTGEPHIRFYAGQPVSLPDGTVAGTLCLIHTVPRAFTDEDIASLRDLACIVEDEFEAISMAMTDSLTGIPNRRGFYRAGEKLFRAMNPQDASFSLIYFDLDRFKPVNDLWGHAEGDEVLKIFAGFLHQHLEPGEIAGRLGGDEFAALIRRNGNTQSYLHALSASLDHYNDTSGKPYNINYSFGELINNADHYTTLAEMIGKCDEVMYLKKKRKTLSRKTEP
- a CDS encoding type II toxin-antitoxin system VapC family toxin, with product MNKIYMLDTCICSFIMREQPEAVLKRLEQAVLRNHRIVVSAITYAEMRFGATGPKASPRHIQLVDAFCARLDAVLPWDRAAVDATTEIKVALRLAGTPIGPNDTAIAGHAIAAGAVLVTNNTREFARVPGLILEDWVN
- the vapB gene encoding type II toxin-antitoxin system VapB family antitoxin: MRTVSIFKNGNNRAIRLPRDLDFEGVSELEIVREGDSIILRPVRPTWGSFAQLEKADADFMAEREDVVTDEGRVDL